In the genome of Fretibacterium sp. OH1220_COT-178, the window CACGGACTCGAGGACGGAGATGGAGCGCTCGTAGTCCATCCTCAAAGGGCCGATAAGCCCCAAAACCGCCTTTTGCTGGCGCAGCCGCGCGGGGATGAGGATCATGGAGTTCTCCTGCATGCCCTCCGCCTCGTTCTCCTCGCCGATCGAGACGTTCAGCGCCGCGCTTTTGCGGCACTTCTCGATCATGTGAGCCAGGGGCTTCTCCTGCTCCAGAAGCGCCAGGACCGCCTGAAGGCGCGACAGGGTCTGGAAGTGGGGAAGGTTCAGGATGTGCTTGGCCCCGCTGCTGAAAAAACGGTAGTTCTGAACGGTCAGGAAGTCGTCCAGCTCCCGGATGGCCGCACGGCAGGCCGCCTCGGCATCCTCGAGCCCCCCCTGCACGTACTGAAACAGCACGTCGCGCACCTCGCTCCAGGACCGGCCCGAAGCCACGGTGTTGATGCGGCGGCTCAGCTCCTCCAGAAGTCCGGGCTCGACCTCGCAGGGAAGATCGAACTGCGAATGGTGCACCAGACCGCCCTTCAGGACGATCAGAGCCAGGATGTGCGTTCCCCCGAGCGGCACCAGATCGATGTGCCAGATCTCGGCGTCGTCGAGCCCCGGAACCGCGGCCACCGCCACACAGCTCGTCAGCCGGGACAGGAGGTGCGTGACATAGGTCAGCAACCCCTCGATGCCGCTTCGGCGTCCAGCAAGCTCCCTGTGCCAGGTCTCGGC includes:
- the hrcA gene encoding heat-inducible transcriptional repressor HrcA, coding for MTERQLGIILAVVYEYIKTGEPAGSRTITKKYIRGLSPATIRNEMADLEEMGYFYQPHTSSGRLPTAKAYRVYVDSVTARARSRPQEAETWHRELAGRRSGIEGLLTYVTHLLSRLTSCVAVAAVPGLDDAEIWHIDLVPLGGTHILALIVLKGGLVHHSQFDLPCEVEPGLLEELSRRINTVASGRSWSEVRDVLFQYVQGGLEDAEAACRAAIRELDDFLTVQNYRFFSSGAKHILNLPHFQTLSRLQAVLALLEQEKPLAHMIEKCRKSAALNVSIGEENEAEGMQENSMILIPARLRQQKAVLGLIGPLRMDYERSISVLESVADALDEEAED